The Neorhodopirellula lusitana region TCCTGAGGTGGACGCCAAGTCGGATTTGCCCGCACCAGTCGAAGACGACCGCGTTTTAGTGCAAGCTCTGGAAGCGGTTGTGATCGTCGACCACGGCGACAAGATCGATAAGACAGACGCAATCGATTCGCTGGTCGGGATTCACTACGATTTTGAAGAACCCGATTCGCTGGTCTACAAACACGCCATTCGTGGAATCGTGCAGCGAGCGATTGGGCAACCGATCACGCTGCGACGCATCAATGAATTGTCACGCGATATCATCAAACAGTACCAGCGTTGCAAGCAACCAATCGTGGATGTGGTGATCCCCGAGCAGCGGATTACGGGCGGAACGCTGTATCTCGTTGTCACGGAAACTCGGATTGGTCGCGTGATGGTTCGCAGCGGGCAGCACTTCGATTGCAAGCCCGCGTCTCGCTGGATTGCGAAAACCCGGCGTGGCAACCGACTGTATGAACCGCATATTGAAAACGATTTGTTTTGGATGAACCAGAACCCGTTCCGCCGAGTGAGCGTGGATTTTGACAAAGGCACCGCGCCGGGTACCACTGATGTGATCTACGAGATCGAAGACCTGTGTCCAATTCGAGGTTACATGGGGATTGACGACAGCGGAGTGTCGACGTTGAACTACGGTCGGTTCTTCGCGGGTTTCCAGTACGGGAACTTCCTCGGCCACGGTGGCATCTTGGGGTATCAGTTCACGACGGATGAAGAGTTCAAGTTATTGCACGCACACTCCGTCAGTTTGGATCAACCGCTCAGCCGAGATTACTCGTTGCAGGCGTACGGCAGTTGGGCTGGTGTGACTCCGATGATGGACAGCGGGTTCGCCCAGGATGGTGAGAGCTATCAAATCGGCGGGCAACTGATTCGGCATCTTTCCCGCGATCGATTTCACAGTCGCAACCTGAGTGCGGGCTTCGATTTTAAGTCAACCAATAACAACTTGGAATTCTCTGGAACACAGGTCAGTGATTCCGTTGCCGATCTGTTTCAGTTTCGTTTCGGATACGACAGTTTCGAGCGTGTCGACTTGGATCAATACCGATTATTCCGCGCCGACGTGTTCATCGGTCCGGGCGGAGGACTGACCGGCAGTCATTCCGCGGAGGCCTTCAACACGATTCGTCCGGGAGCATCGCCAGACTATGTGTACGGCCGGATGCGTTACGAACGGGCTGACGTCCTTCGCAAGGAATGGATGTTGACGACGCGGTTGACGGGACAAGCTTCCTCGGAGCGGTTGTTGTTCAGCGAGACGCTGGGGTTGGGTGGTTACGACACGCTGCGAGGCACCGACAGTCGCGTCTACAACGCCGATCATGGCTGGATTGCCAACTTTGAATTCGGTCCCAAGACGTACCGTTTTGGAACCGTCGAAAACCCCAAAACGTTGCGTGGCTACGGATTCGTTGACATGGGTAACGGCTACGTGGATCAACCGATGGCAGGTGAAGATGCTTACACGTTCGCGATGAGTACGGGAGTCGGATTCCGTTTCCAGGTCAGCGATCGCGTCATTGCACGGTTCGACTACGGGTTTGGAATCGAGGAGATCGATGCGGCAGAGCGAAGCGATCGTGCCCACTTCGGCGTGACCTGGATTCCGGGACGTCGACTTTAGCGGGTGGTGATAGCCATCTAACTTGTTGGCCGATTTTATCTACAATGCGGGGCAGATGTCATTCGCGTTTTAAAGACGCGTCCTACTCGAACGAAGATTCACAGCATGATCGCGATTACCGTCAACGGAAAACAGGTTGAGATCGAACGCACGATGTCGGTCGAAGAATTGTTGCGAACTGTTGAGGTTCCGAAGAACTACTTGGCCGTCGAAGTGAACGAAGACGTGGTCGCGAAGGAGGACCACGTCTCGGTGATGGTGAACGACGGGGACCGCATCGAAGTGGTCACGCTCGTAGGTGGCGGTTGATTCGCCGGACGCTTAGCCGCCAGTTGAAAATCGCATTGCAAGTAGCAGAGACGTTCTGTCGTGCGGTCCGCTAGCTCAAATCGTTGCGTTCTGAAACGCTTTTGGCGGAACGTCGCAGGTTTAGCTGAGCGGCACAGGGCCTGTGCCTGATGCAGGGGCGTGTGCCTACTGCAATCGAGAATCAACAGGCTGTTTGGCGGTTTTCGTGAGGCGGTTTACTGTTACGCGAACTCGGTTTTGTGAACGGTGCCGGCTTTTTTCTCTTCGGCTACTTCGACCGCCAGGGTTTCGGTGAGGACAGCGAAGTGCTGATCATGCCGACGACTGGTTTTCAACGTCCAGGTGGTTTCTTCGCCCGGTTCGGGGTTGGCGAGTTTGACGGCCAGTGTGTGGGTCAGCCAGCCTTGGGTGAGCCGTGGCGGTGTCTTTTCGCATAGGGTCACCCGCCGTTTGGCTCCCCCGCCGACCGTGGGCATCCATGACAATGGGGACCATGACGAAGCCGCTTGCAGGCTCCAGCCCGGTTGGTCATTTGGGTTGCGGGTTAGCCGCAGGCAGCTCTTGGCGGGGAACGGGCCGATGTCGTCTTGTGGGAACACAATCAGTCCTTTTCGGTTGGGCAAACCGTAAGCTCGCCAGACCAAAGCCAGCACCGGATCGAGCAGCATCGTGCGGTAGAACTTGACACGGCGGGCCGTCCAGCGGAACACGATCAGGGCAAAGAATAAGACCAGCAGGTTAATCGCCGTTGCCAGCATGGGGCTGTACGCGTAGATGCCCATCAGGATCCCGCAGGTGGCCTTGTTGCCGACTTCGAACATCGCGTCGACGGTGGGGAACGGAGTCAGCCAGACCAGGAACTCGAAGAAGAACTTGACGCTGTTAATGACCAATAGGTTGATCGTCATCGCGATCATCAGCAGGGTTTCGGCGGTGAAGCTGACGATCCCGGCTTGCATCACGACTGGTGATGAGGAGTTCATCAACGCCATCGATTCGCTATCCAACGTCGCATCGCCGCTGTAAGACGACGTGATCTTGATCGCCAGTAGAATGACGATCACGGCGTAAGCTTCGACTCGGTCCATTGCTTGAGCGAACGGTTTACTGACCTTGGAAAGTCGCGGCAGGCTGGTTAGCAAGGCGAGTATTGCGAAGATGGTAAACAGTGGCACGCTGCGAAGCGGTCCGGAGGCACCCAGCAGTGCATTGTCCGTAATCGCCTCGGGGCCCCATAACGCGAGGCCGGAAAGACAGGCGACACCGAAGAAGGGGGACAATGCCAACGGAGCAAGGGGGCCCAGCCAATCGGCTAGATTCAACCGGTCGGCCCATTCGGTGGCCGCAGCGATATCGCCAGGCCGGAAATCACCCTGAAGTCCTTCTGGGATGCTGTCTTCATTGACTGCCGAAGCGGTGCGGCCGATGGGCGAAGCTGTCCGGCCCGTGGTCTCGGCGGTCATCGCTGCCTCGGCCGACTCCGCCGGTGCTGTCGCGTTTTGCGAGTGCCCCACCGACGCGAATAGATCGATCGCAAGGAAGAGCAGCGTGGCGGTGGAAAATAGGACGACGCGATGATTCATCAATCTGACTCGGTTGCTTGGAAACATTCGATGGCCTAACTTTTCGCTCATGGATACAACATCGCGGCAAAGCCACCATCTCTATTTGACCGGTTATCGCGGATGCGGCAAGAGCACCGTTGCGCAGCAATTGGCCCAGCGGCTGAGTTTACCAGTTGTGGACCTGGATGAACGCATTGAAACGCGGGCGGGCACAACGATCAGTCAGATCTTTGCCGATCAATCCGAAGAGGCGTTCCGAGACATGGAGTCCGCGTGTTTAGCGGAGGTCGCCGGGCAGGATCGATGCATCGTCTCGTTGGGTGGTGGCGCGATTTTGCGTGAGACGAATCGCACGGTGATTCAGTCGAGCGGTTGGTGTGTGTGGCTCGATGCGGATCCGAAGGTGTTGGCCGCTCGCTTGGCGGGCGATGTGACAACCGGCGACCGGCGGCCCTCGTTGACGGGCCAACCGGTGCTGGAAGAGATTGCCACCGTGATGCAGGCGAGAGAGTCGCTGTATCGGGAAGTGGCTGATCTTCGGATCGATACCAGTGCGATGTCGATCGATGAGATTGTCGAGCAGATCTTGAAGGCGAATCCGACAACGACGGGCGTTGCGGACACGCGGTCGTAGTGACTCATCGTAAAGCGACGCAAACCAGTCGTTGATTCACTGGGCCATCGCAGGCAAGGGATGCTGACGATCGGCATGCCAGCGTGTCTTGCGGGAATCAGAGAAGCCAGACGGCGAGATTCCACGGATGAACAAGCCGTCCAACGTTTAAACCGCCCAAACTTTAAGCCAGTCGAGGGAACGCCGGGAAGTCATGGCAACTTCCGTGGTGATCTCGACCTGAAACTCGGTGGGGCCGGACGGCTCGTTTGTTGTGCCGGACGACTCCGTGGTGCCGGACCTCTCGGTCAGGCGGACTATTTAGAACAGGCGGAACTCAAGGGCACCGGTTAGGACCAAGGCACTGTCGGTGCCGATGGCTCCGTTTTGCCAAGTCGTGATGTCGTCGAGGTAGTTCACGCCGATGACGGTTCGCATGGGGATGCCCCACATGTCGGTGTCGGTTTTGACGTCGATTCCCCAGGTCGTGGTGAACTCGTCGATCGATTCGCGAGTCGCTCCGCCGTTGCCAACGTACTCGCCGTTCATGTCATACAGGCCTAGGCTCAAGTCGATCCACACGGGCGTGTTGCCGAATGCTGTTTCCCAGCCGCCCACAATCTTGGCACCGCGATAATCGCTGCTCAGGTCGTGGCCGCGGCTCTCTTGGTCCCAGTTCATTTGGCTGTAACCGGTACCAGCCGATAGGTCGCCGATTCCGAACGACCAAGTATCACGAAGCAGGAACTCGAAGCCGAACATTTCGGCGTCTTCGGTCACGCCGTACTGCACGCCGCCTTCGACGCTGGTGCGATAGCCATCAAAGCGGTGATGCCCTTTCAGGCCGATGATCGTGCCGATCGAATCGCCGTCTTGGCCGGCAACGTTGGGAAGCAACGGGGCCCACACGCCGACGGTGCCACTGAGTTCAGTGCCTTCGATCGCCATGGCTTGTTGGCTATCGAGAATGCCTGAACCGGCAAAAAAACTGGAAATCGGCAAAATAGCCGCAAGCGTCAACGATTTACGAAGTCGACGCAGGTAAGTGTTGGATTTTGCCATGACGTGGGGGGAATCATCATACGTACCGGATTGCTAGACACGAAGCCGATCGACGTGTCGCTCAAGAATCTCGATCGGGTCGCCAGCGTCTTCCAATTAAGCGCAAGCGATGACTCGTTCGAATTCCCCGTACTCAGGGTCTCTTTGTACCTGATCGGCCAAATTGTGCCGGTTTTTTAGAAAAACCGACCACGTAAACCATTCCGGTTGTCAGGATTGGTCCAGGTGATTGCCACATCGGTAGCAATACATCGCGTCGCTGCGGTGCGTGGGAGCCCCGCATTGCGGACACGGATGCTGTTCCCTGGGCTCGGGGGCCCGACCCGAAAGTTCCGCACTAACGAACCCAGTGGGCACGATAATCAGGCTGTATCCCAGCAAGATTAGCCCAGCCGATATCACTTTCCCAATCGTTGTGTGCGGCACGATGTCCCCGTAACCGACCGTCGTCATGGTCACGATCGCCCAGTACATGGCCTGGGGAATGGAAGTGAAGTCGCTATCGTGTGAATCACCCAACATCACGGTTTCGATGTGGTACATCAACGTGCCGCTGATCGTGACGGCCACCAAGACGACAGCCAAAAAGACGACAATCTTGTCTCGGGAATTCCAGACCGCATCGGCCAATTCATCCGCTTGGCTCATCATTCGCCAAAGCTTCAGGACCCGGAACACCCGTAGCAAGCGGACTGAACGCAAAATCACAAACGAGCGAGCCGATTCGCCCGTCAAAGCCGTCGCGTAACTGGGCATGATCGACAACAGGTCAACGATTCCCCAAAAGCTAAACGCGTACTTCAGCGGATGTCGCACGCACGCCAGTCGCGCCACGTACTCAATCGTGAATAGGATCGTCAGGAACCATTCGCCGGCCACGAGCCAAGTGGGCAGCGAGACATTGGAGACCCCGTCGATTGTGGTTTCAATCTGGTATTCAGGCAGCGTTTCGATCGACACCAGCACGATGCTGGCCACGATTGCGACCAGCAAACCGATGTCGAACCAGCGGCCTGCGTCGTCATCGGCCTCAAAAATGATGTCGTACATGCGTTGCCGCACGCCCGGCAGTTCGGGGCGCTGGACCAAGCGTCGGTTCAGGGTTTTGGGTTCAGGCTTGGCTTTGGGGGCAGACATTCATTCAAGCCATGAAGACGGAACGATGAGTTGGTCCCCCACCCTACCAAACCTGGCGAACCAACCAAACCTGGGGATCGCGTGAACCCGAACGGGTGTCTTCAGTATCCAATAACGCGTGTCTTCAGCATCCAACACGGTGACGTGGAAAACGGGCCGAGTCCGCTCGTTATGAAGCGCCCATCGCGTCCTTGACCGGCATGCGATTGGGTGAGACTTCGCAGCGTTTCTCGATGATTTCGAAATGATGATGGAGGTGACCGGCGGCGATCCAGGCGATCCCACGAGGAGTGATCGGATGCGAGTCCACGGTGCCGACTTGGTCCCACAGCGAAGGTTTGATCCGTTGCAGCAACAGAATGTTGGCTTGTCGGAGGTTGCCCATTTCGCTGATCATGTGCCCCAAATTTCCTAACCCGAATCGAGCATCGGCGTAGGCGTTTTCGTCCCAAGGGGGAAGGTTCGTCTTGTCTCCCGCCGCGATCCGCAAGATCCGGTCACCGAAAATGCGTTCCGCGTCGACGCAGTGCTCGAACACTTGTCGGACCGACCAAGTGTAAGGAGCGTGAACCTGGTCGGCTTGTTCGCAAGAAAGGCTACCGCCCAGTTCGCAGATCCACCACAACTGGTTTTGCAGGGCCTCGATCACGCATTCACCAGCAACTCGATCGGCCAGTTGGCGATGGTAATCATTGGTCAGGTCGGATTCAGACGGACGGCGAGATTTCATGTCGGAACTGCTGCAGAACGCGGGGAGAGGAATGGGCGGGAAAGGCGGCGTCAGGGTTGGACCGGCGGGTTAGTTTTCGAACTCAACGACTTCCAGGTCTTCTCGCGACTCGGCAAGTTCGTCGATCACGTCGAAACCGATGCTGGTGTTGGCCACGTTCAAGTATTGCAACTTGGGAAGCGATCCGAGTTGACGAAAGCCATCGTCTGAAAACAGGGTGCCGGCGACGTTCAGTCGTTTCAGGTTGGTTAGCTTCATCAACGTGGGCAGGGAATCGTCCCCAACCGATGCGGACTTCAGATTCAGTTCGTTAAGGTTGGTCAGGTCACCGAAGGCGGCGACGGTCTCGTCGTTGGTTTTGGTTTCCCACAATCCCAAATAGGTGAGGTTCTTCAGCTTGCCGAGTTTGGCGATGTCATCCGGCTTGGCGAGTCGGCACTCGGACATATCCAGGAACGTGATTTGAGGCATTGCCGATAGAATCTCCAGACCCTTCGCGTCCAGCGATGAATCGCGAAGTTCGAACCGAGCCAGCTTGGGATTGTCTTTCACGTAGGGCAGCCCGGTTCCGGTCACGTCACAGCCGCGAACGCGGATTCGTTTCAGGTTTCGTAGGCCCGCGAGTTCCTTCATGCCTTCGTCGTTCACCTTGGAATAGTCCGCCTGTAGAGATTCCAAAGTGGGCATCTTGCCGAGCACTTTCATCGTGGCATTGCTAATCGTGGTGCAGTAATTGAAGTTGATCGACTTCAGTTTTAGTGGCGCTAGCTTCACGAGTCCGGCGTCGGTGACCTTGGACTTCTCAAGTTGAATGTCCGCCAGTGATTTGATCTGAACCAAGGCGTCCATTCCGGCATCGCCAATGTTGCTGTTTCGTAAATCGATGGCACGAAGCTTCTTGAGGCCAGCGAGTTGCGATAGGCCTTCGTTGGTGACGCCGGTCCGTCGTAAGAACAACGCTTCCAATGTGTCGAGCTTGCCGACCGTGGCCAGTGTTGCGTCAGCGATTGCGGAGTCGGTGAAGTCGAGGCGTTTGATGCGGGTGAAAGCTGACAGGTTTTCCATGCCGTTGTCGTCGATGCCAGGACCGGTGAAGGTCGCTTTCTCAACATTCGGAACACCGCTGAGGTGAGACAGCACGTCGGTGATGTTTTGCGAACCACCAATGGATAGCTCCACGACATTGCCGG contains the following coding sequences:
- a CDS encoding ShlB/FhaC/HecB family hemolysin secretion/activation protein, with the translated sequence MFLTIMRVAVATVAVGMVCWFGQGEAFAQNYEAYKPLKLPARPGELPEVDAKSDLPAPVEDDRVLVQALEAVVIVDHGDKIDKTDAIDSLVGIHYDFEEPDSLVYKHAIRGIVQRAIGQPITLRRINELSRDIIKQYQRCKQPIVDVVIPEQRITGGTLYLVVTETRIGRVMVRSGQHFDCKPASRWIAKTRRGNRLYEPHIENDLFWMNQNPFRRVSVDFDKGTAPGTTDVIYEIEDLCPIRGYMGIDDSGVSTLNYGRFFAGFQYGNFLGHGGILGYQFTTDEEFKLLHAHSVSLDQPLSRDYSLQAYGSWAGVTPMMDSGFAQDGESYQIGGQLIRHLSRDRFHSRNLSAGFDFKSTNNNLEFSGTQVSDSVADLFQFRFGYDSFERVDLDQYRLFRADVFIGPGGGLTGSHSAEAFNTIRPGASPDYVYGRMRYERADVLRKEWMLTTRLTGQASSERLLFSETLGLGGYDTLRGTDSRVYNADHGWIANFEFGPKTYRFGTVENPKTLRGYGFVDMGNGYVDQPMAGEDAYTFAMSTGVGFRFQVSDRVIARFDYGFGIEEIDAAERSDRAHFGVTWIPGRRL
- the thiS gene encoding sulfur carrier protein ThiS gives rise to the protein MIAITVNGKQVEIERTMSVEELLRTVEVPKNYLAVEVNEDVVAKEDHVSVMVNDGDRIEVVTLVGGG
- a CDS encoding shikimate kinase translates to MDTTSRQSHHLYLTGYRGCGKSTVAQQLAQRLSLPVVDLDERIETRAGTTISQIFADQSEEAFRDMESACLAEVAGQDRCIVSLGGGAILRETNRTVIQSSGWCVWLDADPKVLAARLAGDVTTGDRRPSLTGQPVLEEIATVMQARESLYREVADLRIDTSAMSIDEIVEQILKANPTTTGVADTRS
- a CDS encoding ion transporter translates to MSAPKAKPEPKTLNRRLVQRPELPGVRQRMYDIIFEADDDAGRWFDIGLLVAIVASIVLVSIETLPEYQIETTIDGVSNVSLPTWLVAGEWFLTILFTIEYVARLACVRHPLKYAFSFWGIVDLLSIMPSYATALTGESARSFVILRSVRLLRVFRVLKLWRMMSQADELADAVWNSRDKIVVFLAVVLVAVTISGTLMYHIETVMLGDSHDSDFTSIPQAMYWAIVTMTTVGYGDIVPHTTIGKVISAGLILLGYSLIIVPTGFVSAELSGRAPEPREQHPCPQCGAPTHRSDAMYCYRCGNHLDQS
- a CDS encoding DinB family protein, whose translation is MKSRRPSESDLTNDYHRQLADRVAGECVIEALQNQLWWICELGGSLSCEQADQVHAPYTWSVRQVFEHCVDAERIFGDRILRIAAGDKTNLPPWDENAYADARFGLGNLGHMISEMGNLRQANILLLQRIKPSLWDQVGTVDSHPITPRGIAWIAAGHLHHHFEIIEKRCEVSPNRMPVKDAMGAS
- a CDS encoding leucine-rich repeat domain-containing protein; amino-acid sequence: MLARPMPTSQITILSLLCLTLVATGCRKEPALESANPPAATSPATPAPAVQADTAADVAALEAAGFVLTKNSAGNVVELSIGGSQNITDVLSHLSGVPNVEKATFTGPGIDDNGMENLSAFTRIKRLDFTDSAIADATLATVGKLDTLEALFLRRTGVTNEGLSQLAGLKKLRAIDLRNSNIGDAGMDALVQIKSLADIQLEKSKVTDAGLVKLAPLKLKSINFNYCTTISNATMKVLGKMPTLESLQADYSKVNDEGMKELAGLRNLKRIRVRGCDVTGTGLPYVKDNPKLARFELRDSSLDAKGLEILSAMPQITFLDMSECRLAKPDDIAKLGKLKNLTYLGLWETKTNDETVAAFGDLTNLNELNLKSASVGDDSLPTLMKLTNLKRLNVAGTLFSDDGFRQLGSLPKLQYLNVANTSIGFDVIDELAESREDLEVVEFEN